In the Trichoderma atroviride chromosome 4, complete sequence genome, AAGATGAAGCCTTGTCCCTGGCAGAGAGTCGACTCCTCTCCTTTATCCAAGCCATCATATCCAATCATCGATGCGATGCTCGCGCCAGCGTTGGCAATGGATgccaagacgatgaagaggttGGGAGTAGTTCGCAATCTCTTGAACagcaagaaggagagcaGAGTCAGCGTGATTGCTACCATCGAGAGGCCTGCGCCAGTTCGCtcgatggtgatgaggaTCTCGATCTGCGTAGCGCTCAGCTCCGATCCGCTGGTATCGTGGGGAGGAGGATGCATCTTGTATGATATCAACGATATTCGAGCATAGATAAGGGGGTAATGAGAATAAAGTGCGTATGTTGTAACCCTAAGCTGAAAGGCTACAATGGTGAAGTCGAAGAAAATTTGGAGAGCAGACGACGGGGTCGAGTGCTTTATAGGGGAAGAGAGTAGCCTGAGGAACTGGTGCAATACAGCTGGGGCAAGAAGTGCCATCTGTACAGCGAGGGAAGGAGCTCTTGTCGTGACAGCTGCCAAAGCTGAGCGTCATGTGAGCAACAACTCAAACCTTGTTCCGCTTTTGTGTCTTCTGTAATTCGCCATGACTGATCTAGAGTTTTGAATATTGGAGATTCACCATTTGATTATTTGCTCTGATGCCTTTGCTCCGATGCCTTTGCTCCGATGCCTCGAAATCACTCTCGAAGCTGGCGCATGGCTATCCTGTGACTGTgtgcatttctttttctgccagCTCTTCACTCTCCATCAGCAAGACCAAGACGCTATTCAGCGCCCTAGGATGAGAGCACCTCAGTGTCGTTGAAACAGATACATCAAGCTCATCTCCGCATTTATTCCTCATTCTCATCTGCTCATGTATTCCATCCATACTTGCATCAGAGCAAATGTCGCCTTCACCCAGCCCTCCTATATAAGCATCCTACCAATGGCCTCTTCGCCAGTGATGGGTTCAAGTCTACAACTGGCTTCATGGTCTAGTGGTATGATTCCTGCTTCGGGAAAATAACCTGAAGTCCCCGATTCTTCAGAATCGCCTTTGCAGGAGGCCCCGGGTTCGAATCCCGGTGAAGCCCCATCTTTTGCTCGCAGGAGCTCCTTTTTTGCTGATAGTATCCCGGTCATCATTTGGAGAGAAGTCTTGGGCTGTGAGAGCGATTCAAGGCACGAGTGTTGGTGGCAACAAAGTGGCTGCAGCCGCACTTTATTTCAATTTAGGTGCACTCAGAGCGCCTCAGCTCCAGGtccagcctccagcagcccagcgGGTAAAAGTGGACGACCTCGGCAATCTCAACTCAACTGGGAGATTGATGCTCAATCAAAACACCACATGCAAATCCACACCGTCGCATCTACGCCCAACACCGGCTGATTCATCCCAATGTCGCGATCTTTGTCcagccatcatcctcaatctCATCCTCAATTCCATCCTCACTCTCAGGATCCCACAATGACGCAGCAAAACGAATCCGCCACAGCCTCTCCCCTGGCAATCACGCTGCGCAACCGCGTCCTCAGCCCCCCCTCTCGGCTTCAACCCGCCAAACACCTCTCCAACGCTCTACACCTCAGCAGTCGCCCATTTCCTCTCAATCCCGTGGTGTGCATGCCTGATTCAGACGCCAAACACCGTCCCATTCGTTCCTCAATGCTTCAATCCCCTCAGCCCATCTCACGACCAGCTCCTCGGCGCCACGCTGGCCACGCCGCGCGGAGTGCAGCAGGtgctttccttcttccacaCAGAAGATGAAACGCATATTCAGGACCCCTCGCGTCCCATCATGCACGTGAGCACCCTGTTTGCCCTGGGCGAGGGCTTGTGCGGATACGAGGGCGTGTTACACGGGGGGCATGATTATGACCATGGCGGATGAGTCCATGGGAGTCCTGCACGACATCAACAATGCTCTGGGCAAAAGGGGGACCACGTTTGGCGCGGCAAATGTAACGGCCGGTCTTGAGATCAAGTTCTTGAAGCCGGGCCCAATCAACGAGACGGTATTGGTTAATGCATGGGTGGACAGCGTGGAGGGGAGAAGGACGAATATCAAGTGCGAGATTCGGGATGGAAGAGGCATCGAGATTGCAAAGTGCTCGAGCACGTGGGTGTCAGTGAGGCCCAAGATATAAGTCATCGCCAGAGCACGCATGCACCATGGATTTATCAGGGATATTTACAATTACAAGGTTCAAAGATTATATTAACGGCAACGGGTGGTACTACTGATAATCGAAAGGAAAGAGCGGTGGTATCATATCATATCATATCCATACAGTCATAGAGATTCTCAACAGTCCTCCTTTAataaactctttttttcaagtTCCCTCTCTTGTTTCCATCACTCCCcccttgtcttcttttcacTCCTGCTTCTCAGtccaccttcttctcgcgATGTGGCAGCATTATGTCTGCAGCCTCTTTGAAATGCTCAGAGTTGGGATTCCTCAAGACCGCATGAGCCgcctccttcttgctcttccttCCCGTCTCCAGACTGTAGTTTTCGTCGTTGAGCTCGCTCTCTACAGAGCTGAGGCTGTCGGTACTGCTATTCATTACGACGTGCATCATGCGGCcctcgctcttcttgatggctcgctgctcgtccttgagcttctgcagcttctcgtcttcgACGCTCATGGTGACAATGCCCATGTCAGGAAAGTTCCTCTCCAGAAACTCTTTAAGATCTGGCAAGACGGACTTTTCAGGACGGTATGTTCCCGACTCGTTGTCAATGAAGAGCTGGTAAAAGGCAGGATTTGGAGGGGGAGGCTGGTTTGGCGGACCGCCGGGGATAGAGTCACCCGGGTGCGTCTTCTCATTCGGCTCCGCGCTGTCACTGGCATCCGGGTGCTGCAGTCTGCGAATGAAGAATTCTCCCGAGTAGGCAATGTACCTCTCAGCATCCGCGTGCATGGTGTGCTTGCTCAAAAAGTCGATGCCGAATTCTTTACCCGTCTCGGTGAAGCGCATGAGGCCGTCCAGAGTGAGCACGTACGTGAAGATGCGGCCGCCTTCGTCGAAATGCACCATGCGGAGGAACTGGAGCGAGGCTTCCTTGGAGCAAGGCTTGTAAGTGCCGTATTCGGTGCTGCTGTCGTAGTTGTAGATGCGGTGGTGCTGCTTGTGCAGAGCCTTGTTGAGGATTTTCCCCCTGAGCCCGGTCGATGAGAAGAGCGAGCCGATGACGGGACGAAACTCCACGTAGCGGTGGTAGAGCGTGGGTGGCACAGGACCCTGTAGCTGTATCTCGTTTGCCTGGAAGCTAAATCACGATGATTGTCAGTGGATGCATAAAGGCGTATTTTCAAATCAGTGTGGCTTACTCGTATTTCGTCGACTTGGGATCGTTGCTATCGCTCTGGTGGTGTTTCTCGTCATCAGACTCATTCGCATTCACCTTTTGTCCGATGAGGCGCCCAATCATGGGACTGTTGTGCTTGATCCATCGCGTCGGGGCCAAGGTGTACATCTGCGCAAAGGGAGGGTCCGACTTGCCCAGCACCTCCATGCTGATGCGCAGACGAGGAGCGATGTGAGTCCCGTGGctgatggcgctggcgatgcCCTTGAGTATAAACGCCCGCTTGCTCATGACCCGCTTCTTGGCCTCAAACTCCTGTCCCGGCGGAGGAATGCCCGGCCAGTCCTCAGAGATGGAGCCGACATTGACCGTCACGTTGCCCAGCCTGTCGTCCTTGTCTGCGACGTCTTCGTCGTACATTCTGCACTTGAGGGTGAAGCCGCCGGGGGGGCACATTGGCCACGACCCATTCCTCGTCCCATACTGGCGTGGTGGTTCGGTGGATGGTCCTCGTCCTGTACTTGAGATCGGGGTCCTCCTTGTGGCGCTTTGGCTGCGTGCCCTTGAGCGTGGCTACCAGGAAGGGATCTGACGATGCCGTGTGTAGATCCGCAACGGGGACATTCGACGCCGAATGGAAGATGAAGCGGACGGTGTATCCCTGAGGGGCGTCTGGGAGGGGCGTCTTGTCGTAGCCGCCGGGAGGGCCTTTGTGCTCTTCATCGTGGTCGCTGGACCCGGAGGACGAGGTGTCGTCGTGATGCGTCGTGATGTCTCCCGGCATCGTGTGAAAAAGACGTGAAATATTTtcaaaatagaaaataataataagcgACTATAGTTATATGAGAATGGTTACAGAAGCGGAAAGTATTGTTGATCAACAAGGCTGCCAAGACTTTTGATTGCCCGCGACTCAGCCTCGCAGAGAGCCGGAGAGATGACGTTGTGAGGGGTCGCTGGCGATTTTTGTatctgagctgagctgagctgagctctTGTATATAGCTGCGAAACTAGAGCCGATCAGTCAGGTCCGTTGCtaggagggaaaagagtaaaaaggCCTCCAATAGACGATGACCAACAGTCAGTAAGCACATACCTATCAGGAACCAACGCGCAGcattccagcagcagccgttATCAGTTTCCAAAATTAAGACCAAAAAGAGGCTGTACCGAGCATCTAAtaaaacagaaaaagaaaaaaaaagcaaagccaCATGCGAACCGCTGCAGGGGATCTAGAACCAAAACCCGCATCTGCGCCCCTCCATCGCATTCCTCGCAGGATCATCGTCGGAGACGTCCCACCTACGTCAGTTGCCTTGCCGGTTACCCGAGACGCGGCAGCGGTTTTGTTTCGATTTCTGCCCTCTAGCTGGTTTTATTTGGTGATTTGCCTGTTAGTGCTGCAGCGTTTTCTCTGCGCCATATGCTCCTCTGCTGGCATCACAAGTCCGTCTATTCCCACAGCTGATGTCATTCCCGCTGTCCCTTCAAAAT is a window encoding:
- a CDS encoding uncharacterized protein (EggNog:ENOG41) codes for the protein MIMTMADESMGVLHDINNALGKRGTTFGAANVTAGLEIKFLKPGPINETVLVNAWVDSVEGRRTNIKCEIRDGRGIEIAKCSSTWVSVRPKI
- a CDS encoding uncharacterized protein (EggNog:ENOG41) — its product is MCPPGGFTLKCRMYDEDVADKDDRLGNVTVNVGSISEDWPGIPPPGQEFEAKKRVMSKRAFILKGIASAISHGTHIAPRLRISMEVLGKSDPPFAQMYTLAPTRWIKHNSPMIGRLIGQKVNANESDDEKHHQSDSNDPKSTKYDFQANEIQLQGPVPPTLYHRYVEFRPVIGSLFSSTGLRGKILNKALHKQHHRIYNYDSSTEYGTYKPCSKEASLQFLRMVHFDEGGRIFTYVLTLDGLMRFTETGKEFGIDFLSKHTMHADAERYIAYSGEFFIRRLQHPDASDSAEPNEKTHPGDSIPGGPPNQPPPPNPAFYQLFIDNESGTYRPEKSVLPDLKEFLERNFPDMGIVTMSVEDEKLQKLKDEQRAIKKSEGRMMHVVMNSSTDSLSSVESELNDENYSLETGRKSKKEAAHAVLRNPNSEHFKEAADIMLPHREKKVD